Proteins from a genomic interval of Oscillatoria salina IIICB1:
- a CDS encoding aminopeptidase P family protein, with amino-acid sequence MQISLPTTLKQRRQRLDEIFDQPVILWSGRAQVRNFPANTYPFRASSHFLYFAGLPLENAVIRLENGKLELFIDNPSPDSALWHGEMPTRDEIAAKIGADAAYPLTELSKRTANAATVAVQDSSTCLQQSQLCDRPVAPANAPQGIDLALAKAIVSLRLSHDATALSELRQAAKVAVTAHKAGMKVTSKVKTEAAVRAAMEAVILANNMTCSYNSIVTVRGEILHNNKYDNRLQSGDLILADVGAETESGWASDITRTWAVNGQFSSTQRDIYEIVLAAHDACIDKIHPGVEYQDIHLLAASIIAEGLVNLGILQGNVSDLVETDAHALFFPHGIGHLLGLDVHDMEDLGDLAGYEEGRERSERFGLNYLRLNRPLRPNMLVTIEPGFYQVPGILNNAQMREKYADVVNWERLEIFADVRGIRIEDDVLVTESGSEVLTEELPNRVDEIEELVRG; translated from the coding sequence ATGCAAATTTCTCTACCCACAACTCTCAAACAACGCCGTCAACGTCTTGACGAAATCTTCGACCAACCTGTTATACTTTGGTCAGGACGCGCCCAAGTCCGCAATTTTCCCGCTAATACTTACCCTTTTCGCGCTAGTTCCCACTTTCTCTATTTTGCCGGATTACCGCTCGAAAATGCAGTTATTCGTCTGGAAAATGGCAAACTAGAATTATTTATCGACAATCCTAGCCCAGATAGCGCCCTTTGGCACGGGGAAATGCCCACGAGAGACGAAATTGCCGCTAAAATTGGGGCTGACGCTGCTTATCCTCTGACAGAATTAAGCAAACGCACCGCCAATGCAGCTACCGTCGCTGTTCAAGATTCTAGCACTTGTTTGCAACAATCTCAATTATGCGATCGCCCCGTCGCCCCAGCAAATGCACCCCAAGGAATTGATTTAGCCTTAGCAAAAGCAATTGTTTCGCTACGATTATCTCATGATGCAACAGCTTTATCCGAGTTGCGTCAAGCCGCGAAAGTAGCCGTAACCGCCCACAAAGCGGGAATGAAAGTAACTTCAAAAGTCAAAACAGAAGCAGCAGTTCGTGCAGCAATGGAAGCGGTTATTCTTGCTAATAATATGACCTGTTCTTATAACAGTATTGTCACTGTCCGTGGCGAAATTTTGCATAATAATAAATACGATAATCGGCTACAATCAGGAGATTTAATCTTAGCAGATGTTGGGGCAGAAACCGAGTCAGGCTGGGCATCTGACATTACTCGCACTTGGGCAGTAAACGGTCAATTTTCCTCAACCCAAAGAGATATTTACGAAATTGTTTTAGCCGCCCACGATGCTTGTATTGACAAGATTCATCCTGGTGTAGAATATCAAGATATTCATTTACTTGCTGCTTCTATAATCGCCGAAGGATTAGTCAATTTAGGCATTTTACAAGGCAATGTTAGCGACTTAGTAGAAACAGATGCTCATGCTTTATTTTTCCCGCATGGTATCGGTCATCTTTTGGGTTTAGACGTACATGATATGGAAGATTTAGGCGATTTAGCAGGATATGAGGAAGGTAGAGAAAGGAGCGAGAGATTTGGCTTAAATTACCTGCGTTTAAATCGTCCACTTCGTCCTAATATGCTTGTTACCATAGAACCGGGATTTTATCAAGTACCTGGAATATTAAATAATGCTCAAATGCGGGAAAAATACGCCGATGTTGTTAATTGGGAGCGCTTAGAAATCTTCGCTGACGTGCGCGGAATTCGCATCGAAGATGATGTTTTGGTGACAGAATCTGGTAGCGAAGTATTGACCGAAGAATTGCCAAATCGAGTTGATGAAATCGAAGAGTTGGTGAGAGGATAA
- a CDS encoding DUF433 domain-containing protein yields MSTITDIGTLIVTTPDTCGGRPRIAGRRLSVQQIAVLTKQGLTPPEIVREYENLTLAEVHAALAYYYANQEQIEQYLAEEKAQYEQMLAEYEAGKPK; encoded by the coding sequence ATGTCTACAATTACTGATATCGGTACGCTAATTGTTACTACTCCAGACACTTGTGGAGGTCGTCCGAGAATTGCCGGAAGAAGACTTTCAGTACAGCAAATTGCCGTTTTAACGAAACAGGGATTAACTCCGCCAGAAATTGTGAGAGAATATGAAAATCTGACTTTAGCAGAAGTTCATGCAGCCTTAGCTTATTATTATGCTAACCAAGAGCAAATTGAGCAGTATTTAGCTGAGGAAAAAGCCCAATACGAGCAAATGTTAGCAGAATATGAGGCTGGTAAACCCAAGTGA
- a CDS encoding DUF4332 domain-containing protein produces MKNTMRCYWSIEELPGLSAKERSLLASHKINTTQDLLAHASTPQQQQELAAELQIHAQYVKKWVAMADLASISSVGCQYCGLILHAGIASVAQLAQTPVHRLHRQILRLQVATMQRKDLCPSVDEVQKWVEEAARSR; encoded by the coding sequence ATGAAAAACACGATGCGTTGTTATTGGTCAATTGAAGAGTTACCTGGTTTGAGTGCAAAAGAGCGATCGCTGCTAGCTTCGCATAAAATTAATACTACCCAGGATTTACTCGCCCATGCTAGCACTCCTCAACAACAACAGGAATTAGCCGCCGAGTTACAAATTCACGCTCAATATGTGAAAAAATGGGTAGCAATGGCAGATTTAGCTAGCATATCTAGTGTTGGTTGTCAATACTGCGGGCTAATTTTACACGCGGGAATTGCTTCGGTAGCCCAACTTGCTCAAACTCCCGTTCACAGATTACACCGACAGATTTTACGCTTGCAAGTAGCCACGATGCAAAGAAAAGATTTGTGTCCCTCAGTCGATGAAGTGCAAAAATGGGTTGAAGAAGCAGCGCGATCGCGTTGA